A stretch of the Candidatus Dormiibacterota bacterium genome encodes the following:
- the rpsI gene encoding 30S ribosomal protein S9: MSEAIQATGRRKRAIARVELTLGQGVITINKKSIDDYFPRPQLQQIVRQPLEATQTTARFDVSVKAQGGGVTGQAGAVRHGIARALLEIDEAFKATLRKEGFLTRDPREKESKKYGRKRARKRFQFSKR; encoded by the coding sequence TTGAGCGAAGCCATTCAAGCCACCGGTCGTCGTAAGCGTGCCATCGCCCGCGTGGAACTCACGCTCGGGCAGGGCGTCATCACGATCAACAAAAAGTCGATCGACGACTACTTCCCGCGCCCGCAGTTGCAGCAGATCGTCCGCCAGCCGCTCGAAGCGACGCAGACGACCGCGCGCTTCGACGTGAGCGTTAAGGCGCAGGGCGGCGGCGTGACCGGCCAAGCCGGTGCCGTGCGCCACGGCATCGCTCGCGCCTTGCTCGAAATCGACGAAGCGTTCAAAGCGACGCTGCGTAAAGAAGGTTTCCTCACCCGCGATCCGCGCGAAAAAGAATCGAAGAAGTACGGCCGCAAGCGCGCCCGCAAACGCTTCCAGTTCTCAAAACGTTAG
- the rplM gene encoding 50S ribosomal protein L13 translates to MRTYQQKTVDTKHDWYIVDAAGLRLGTLAVRIARALSGKHKPTWTPHIDDGDHVVVINAEKIELGGNKWDQKVYYRHSGYPGGLRTKTAREIHDKHPERLIEMAVRGMLPTNRMRDVHLNRLRVFVGEQHTHEPQKPQPLF, encoded by the coding sequence ATGCGTACTTACCAACAGAAGACTGTCGATACGAAGCACGATTGGTACATCGTCGATGCGGCCGGGCTACGCCTGGGCACGCTCGCGGTACGAATTGCGCGCGCACTCTCGGGCAAGCATAAGCCAACCTGGACGCCCCACATTGACGACGGCGATCACGTGGTCGTGATCAATGCGGAGAAGATCGAACTGGGCGGCAACAAGTGGGACCAGAAGGTGTACTATCGCCATAGCGGATATCCGGGCGGCCTTCGGACCAAGACGGCTCGCGAGATTCACGACAAGCATCCCGAGCGCCTCATCGAAATGGCCGTGCGCGGCATGCTCCCGACCAATCGTATGCGCGACGTGCATCTCAATCGTCTGCGCGTCTTCGTGGGCGAGCAGCACACGCACGAACCGCAAAAGCCGCAACCGCTGTTCTAG
- the truA gene encoding tRNA pseudouridine(38-40) synthase TruA, producing the protein MGRPAGSGREARRAASHAGNGLKVVRATVEYDGSAFFGLQFQPHLRTVAGVLERALSQLFASPIKISAAGRTDTGVHATGQVISFVTDRNFPFDRLAIALNSALPADLSVRDVALEPPGFSARFSARERRYVYAIHNAPDRSAMLAHRAQHVYAGLDLEAMIEAARALHGEHDFRSFCGTLPDNGVTVRCVKHLSIERRGALIRVEIAADSFVHRMVRTIVGTLVECGKGRRDPASLPAILAARDRSAAGLTAPAHGLYLAGVRYLGGYDSYREPPIFVGS; encoded by the coding sequence CTGGGCCGACCTGCTGGATCTGGACGAGAAGCGCGACGTGCCGCGTCGCACGCCGGTAACGGCTTAAAAGTCGTCCGCGCCACCGTCGAATACGACGGTAGCGCGTTTTTTGGGCTGCAGTTTCAGCCGCACTTGCGGACGGTTGCGGGAGTGCTCGAACGAGCGCTCTCGCAACTTTTTGCTTCCCCGATCAAGATTTCGGCTGCCGGCCGCACCGATACCGGGGTCCACGCCACCGGCCAGGTGATCTCGTTTGTCACCGATCGTAACTTTCCGTTCGACCGGTTGGCGATCGCCCTCAACAGCGCTCTGCCGGCGGACCTGAGCGTGCGCGACGTCGCACTCGAACCGCCGGGGTTCTCGGCGCGCTTCTCCGCGCGCGAGCGCCGCTACGTCTATGCGATTCACAACGCGCCGGACCGCTCGGCGATGTTGGCGCACCGTGCCCAGCACGTGTATGCCGGCCTCGATCTCGAGGCGATGATCGAGGCCGCCCGGGCGCTGCACGGCGAGCACGACTTCCGGTCGTTCTGCGGCACGCTCCCGGACAACGGCGTCACCGTTCGGTGCGTGAAGCACCTGAGCATCGAGCGGCGCGGGGCGCTGATCCGGGTGGAAATCGCGGCGGATAGTTTCGTCCACCGGATGGTGCGTACGATCGTGGGGACGCTCGTGGAGTGCGGGAAGGGGCGTCGCGACCCGGCCAGCTTGCCGGCGATCCTAGCGGCTCGAGATCGCTCCGCCGCGGGGCTCACGGCGCCTGCCCACGGCCTCTATCTAGCCGGGGTCCGTTACCTCGGAGGGTACGATTCGTACCGGGAGCCCCCGATATTTGTCGGCAGCTAG
- a CDS encoding DUF5069 domain-containing protein, whose product MDLTKEFPRSVHAKWLGIVQIGRTVDKGKALAHGNIGDYHYNCPMDQAVFGFLGIDHEALLTVIKNAKNDAAIEAYLAPFIAKKSAQELEQWNHDYVAHKPEGESLEYFINLRNQLAPDRTDVTSWADLLDLDEKRDVPRRTPVTA is encoded by the coding sequence ATGGATCTAACCAAAGAATTCCCCCGCAGCGTGCACGCCAAATGGCTCGGCATCGTCCAAATCGGCCGGACCGTCGACAAGGGCAAGGCGCTCGCGCACGGCAACATCGGCGATTACCACTACAACTGCCCGATGGATCAGGCAGTCTTCGGGTTTTTAGGAATCGATCACGAAGCGCTCTTGACCGTCATCAAGAATGCCAAGAACGATGCTGCGATCGAGGCCTATCTCGCGCCGTTCATCGCGAAAAAATCGGCGCAAGAGCTCGAGCAATGGAATCATGACTACGTCGCCCACAAGCCCGAAGGGGAGTCGCTCGAATACTTCATCAACCTGCGCAATCAGTTGGCTCCGGATCGCACGGATGTGACGAGCTGGGCCGACCTGCTGGATCTGGACGAGAAGCGCGACGTGCCGCGTCGCACGCCGGTAACGGCTTAA